A section of the Ignavibacteriales bacterium genome encodes:
- a CDS encoding serine/threonine-protein phosphatase, whose protein sequence is MEQKRLYKTIETISKDAPKFKSDEELLCHVLGEIIKSEEIEIIGGRVWKLTPEKDAYVLIQQMGDVEPIEDDYKIAIRDYPIVREIGKKRSVIAKETDDYLIKKGIYHYSATGVGERYKIRFLDEDEDKSYLYEYLIALNAKQLGNDLLDTLNIISTTLSSILKTRDIESEAKTNIVELEKAREIQRNILPEHEMSFGNYEMFGVSIPENIVGGDFFDYLKSEDSDILGVAIADAASKGISAAAQSLYVSGALKMGVEFDIKMTSLIKKVNRLIYELFPFERFVTLFYCELFKDTKGLCIYVNAGHNRPLFYKSETGSVSELATTGPVLGPSPEQEYFYESILIKKNDVLILYTDGIVEAMDSKYELYGEERLKNVILKNAEKSPKELCNAIIEDVQIYSAGGEYADDKTLVVIKRVN, encoded by the coding sequence GTGGAACAAAAAAGATTATATAAGACAATCGAAACGATCTCCAAGGATGCTCCGAAATTCAAATCGGATGAGGAATTACTATGCCATGTGCTGGGTGAGATTATTAAAAGTGAAGAGATAGAAATAATCGGAGGAAGAGTTTGGAAGCTTACTCCTGAGAAAGATGCATATGTTTTAATACAGCAAATGGGTGATGTGGAACCAATTGAAGATGATTATAAAATAGCTATCAGGGATTATCCAATAGTTAGAGAAATTGGTAAGAAAAGATCGGTGATTGCAAAAGAGACAGACGATTATTTGATCAAGAAGGGGATTTATCATTACTCGGCAACGGGTGTAGGGGAGAGATATAAAATTCGTTTTCTGGACGAAGACGAAGATAAATCCTATTTGTATGAATACCTTATTGCTTTAAATGCCAAACAACTTGGAAATGATCTATTAGACACACTAAATATAATTAGTACAACACTCAGCTCCATATTAAAAACCAGGGATATTGAATCGGAAGCGAAGACTAATATTGTAGAGCTCGAGAAAGCACGAGAAATACAAAGAAATATTTTACCCGAACATGAGATGAGTTTCGGAAATTATGAGATGTTCGGAGTATCTATACCGGAAAATATAGTCGGAGGTGATTTCTTTGATTATTTAAAGTCTGAAGATAGCGATATTTTAGGTGTGGCAATAGCCGATGCGGCGTCTAAGGGAATATCAGCAGCCGCACAGTCGCTTTATGTGTCAGGAGCACTCAAGATGGGTGTTGAGTTCGACATTAAGATGACTTCATTAATAAAGAAAGTGAACAGGCTTATATACGAACTTTTCCCTTTTGAACGATTTGTAACTTTATTCTATTGTGAGCTGTTTAAAGACACAAAGGGACTTTGTATTTATGTAAATGCGGGTCATAATAGACCTCTTTTTTATAAATCAGAGACAGGAAGCGTTTCCGAACTGGCAACTACCGGTCCAGTGCTCGGACCCTCCCCGGAGCAGGAATATTTTTACGAAAGTATTCTCATAAAGAAAAATGATGTTCTGATCCTCTATACAGATGGTATAGTTGAGGCTATGGATTCGAAATATGAGCTTTATGGTGAAGAAAGGCTTAAGAATGTCATTTTAAAAAACGCTGAAAAAAGCCCAAAAGAGCTTTGCAATGCTATCATTGAAGACGTGCAGATATATTCTGCCGGTGGCGAATATGCAGATGATAAAACGCTAGTTGTTATTAAGAGAGTAAATTAA
- a CDS encoding choice-of-anchor B family protein, with translation MKKILTLLLFCSVAFLSNNSFAQLGNNNTYLLSNLRPHAGASATSAYFSALWGYRAPDGREYAILGCDSGTSFIDITDSANIAEVAFLKGNVSDWREMKTYSHYAYIVSEASNSFLQIVDLQYLPDSIHYLGTWQYSGYTHTHSIQQSGPYLYLHGGNVSPGGSDVGGLTIVDVTNPEVPVKRGSWSNEYVHDSRVIDDTIYACNIYDPPGTVTIINAVDKDNPTTVTSWVNNPNPFPHNCALTTDKKYIYTTDETSSPNGKLKVWNIQDLQNITYVTSWQPTGITTAIVHNVEIYGDYAVIAHYSAGIRILDISNPTSPVEVAWYDTYTNNNSSNYNGCWGVYKFPSGKIIGSDRQKGLFVIKTNISALTEVPGNTSQLPEGFELSQNYPNPFNPSTKINFSIPKNAFASLKIYDITGKQVATVFNDRRDAGVYEISIDAGKYGLSSGVYFYELRAGDFIQTKKMILTK, from the coding sequence ATGAAAAAAATCCTTACTCTACTGTTGTTTTGTTCAGTAGCATTCTTATCAAATAATTCATTCGCCCAATTAGGAAATAATAACACATATCTCTTATCCAATCTCAGACCACATGCAGGAGCGAGTGCAACATCCGCATATTTTTCTGCATTATGGGGTTATAGAGCACCTGACGGAAGAGAATATGCTATTCTTGGATGTGATAGCGGGACTTCCTTCATTGATATAACGGATTCTGCAAACATTGCAGAGGTAGCCTTTTTGAAAGGTAATGTAAGTGACTGGAGAGAAATGAAAACATATTCGCACTATGCATACATAGTCTCTGAAGCAAGTAACAGCTTCCTTCAAATCGTTGATCTACAGTATCTGCCTGATTCTATCCATTACCTTGGAACCTGGCAATACTCAGGATACACACATACACACTCAATTCAGCAATCAGGACCTTATTTGTATCTTCATGGTGGAAACGTATCCCCCGGTGGTTCAGATGTGGGTGGACTTACGATCGTGGATGTAACAAATCCAGAAGTTCCAGTAAAGAGGGGATCATGGTCAAATGAATATGTGCACGATAGCAGGGTAATAGATGACACAATATATGCATGTAATATATATGATCCGCCCGGAACTGTTACAATAATTAACGCAGTGGATAAAGATAATCCGACGACGGTTACTTCCTGGGTTAATAATCCGAATCCATTCCCGCATAACTGTGCGCTTACAACTGATAAGAAATACATATATACAACAGATGAAACTTCATCACCAAACGGTAAGCTAAAAGTTTGGAACATACAGGATCTGCAAAACATAACATATGTTACATCGTGGCAACCGACAGGTATAACTACGGCGATCGTTCATAATGTCGAAATATATGGTGATTATGCAGTGATAGCACATTACTCAGCGGGTATCAGGATCCTTGATATTTCAAATCCGACAAGCCCTGTTGAAGTTGCATGGTATGATACATATACAAACAATAATAGCTCAAATTATAACGGTTGCTGGGGAGTATATAAATTCCCATCAGGAAAGATAATTGGTTCTGATAGACAGAAGGGATTATTTGTTATTAAGACAAATATAAGTGCTTTGACTGAAGTGCCCGGTAATACAAGCCAATTACCAGAAGGTTTCGAATTATCACAAAATTATCCGAATCCATTTAATCCTTCTACAAAGATCAACTTTTCGATCCCGAAAAACGCATTTGCAAGCCTCAAAATATATGATATTACCGGGAAGCAGGTGGCTACGGTATTTAATGATAGAAGGGATGCGGGAGTATACGAAATATCAATTGACGCAGGAAAATATGGTCTGTCGAGCGGGGTATATTTTTATGAATTAAGGGCAGGTGATTTTATTCAGACTAAAAAAATGATATTGACGAAGTAA
- the hppD gene encoding 4-hydroxyphenylpyruvate dioxygenase, which yields METTQELQQKDTVQVEDFLPLKRIDHVEFYVGDAKQSSFFYQYAVGFKLKYYAGLETKNKETSSYVLEQGKIRFVLTSANTDDSFVAEHHKKHGDGVRDIAFEVDDAESAYNETVKRGAISVLEPTKFEDENGYIIKSSIATYGDTIHSFIDRRNYNGNFLPGFMNAEERGVKGIKDVNLRSIDHMVGNVELGKMNHWVNFYAQTMGFNQLISFDDKDISTEYTALMSKVMQNGTGKIKFPINEPAQGKKKSQIEEYLDFYKTGGVQHIALTTPNIIDTVKELRNRGIEFLTVPTTYYSELEGRVGKIEEELEELEELGILVDRDDDGYLLQIFTKPIVERPTLFFEIIQRRGARSFGKGNFKALFEAIEREQALRGTL from the coding sequence ATGGAAACCACACAAGAATTACAGCAAAAAGATACCGTCCAAGTAGAGGATTTTCTTCCTCTAAAGAGAATTGACCATGTAGAATTTTATGTTGGTGATGCCAAACAATCTTCATTTTTCTATCAATATGCAGTTGGTTTTAAGCTAAAGTATTATGCAGGTCTTGAAACGAAAAATAAAGAAACAAGTTCATATGTGCTGGAGCAAGGAAAGATCAGGTTCGTTTTAACATCCGCAAATACTGACGATTCATTTGTTGCCGAGCATCATAAAAAACACGGTGATGGAGTTCGTGACATTGCTTTTGAAGTCGATGATGCAGAGAGTGCCTACAACGAGACAGTCAAAAGGGGGGCAATTAGTGTTTTAGAGCCTACAAAATTCGAAGATGAAAACGGATATATTATAAAATCTTCAATCGCAACTTACGGAGATACAATACATTCATTTATTGATAGAAGGAACTATAATGGTAATTTTCTTCCCGGATTCATGAATGCAGAAGAAAGAGGTGTCAAAGGTATTAAGGACGTAAACCTTCGTTCTATAGACCACATGGTAGGTAATGTCGAACTTGGAAAGATGAACCACTGGGTTAATTTCTATGCACAGACAATGGGGTTCAATCAGCTTATCTCATTTGATGATAAAGATATCTCAACCGAGTATACAGCGTTGATGAGTAAGGTGATGCAGAATGGTACAGGAAAGATCAAATTTCCGATCAACGAGCCGGCACAGGGAAAGAAAAAGTCACAGATTGAAGAATACTTGGATTTTTATAAAACAGGCGGTGTACAACATATTGCTTTAACGACTCCCAACATTATAGATACTGTGAAAGAATTGAGGAATAGGGGAATTGAGTTTCTTACTGTTCCAACGACATATTATTCCGAATTAGAGGGAAGAGTCGGTAAGATCGAAGAGGAACTGGAAGAACTTGAAGAGCTTGGAATTTTGGTGGATAGAGATGATGACGGATATCTGCTCCAGATATTTACCAAACCTATTGTTGAACGTCCTACTTTGTTTTTTGAGATAATACAAAGGCGAGGTGCAAGGAGTTTTGGTAAGGGTAATTTTAAAGCTTTATTTGAAGCGATCGAAAGGGAGCAGGCTTTAAGAGGAACTCTATAG
- the hutH gene encoding histidine ammonia-lyase, whose translation MAGKTFEIDGKNLTIDNSVRIVTGSYKIKLSSASRSKINASRKLIDKWIDADEVIYGITTGFGEFKDVKIPKKDRIKLQRNLVISHSAGVGSYIPDYIVRLMILFRINSLAKGYSGVRLELMEFLVKFFNSGIVPLIPSQGSVGSSGDLAPLSHLALSFIGEGYCKYNGKVLKSTEALKKCGMKPIELHAKEGLALINGTQMMSAYMCMALYEAQRLSILADISGALSLEALRGTNKAFSANLQKVRSHKGQEQSADNLRRLLKGSEIMESHKDCGKVQDAYSLRCMPQVHGAIKDTINYCAGILETEINSVTDNPLIFPETGERVEGGNFHGEPIALIGDFLSIAITELGNISERRTARLVDGSLSGLPRFLTDKGGLNSGLMIAQYTAAALVSENKVLSHPASVDSIPTSANQEDHNSMGSISSRKCFDIVNNTKKIISIEFLCAVQGIDFLRPLKSGKGGETAYQYIRNRSDHIEEDVILEEEMSNMSSIVFESGFISAVEKKTGKLN comes from the coding sequence ATGGCTGGTAAAACTTTCGAAATTGACGGTAAGAATCTAACGATAGATAATTCAGTACGAATAGTAACGGGCAGTTATAAAATAAAATTAAGTTCGGCTTCAAGATCAAAGATAAATGCATCGAGAAAGCTGATCGATAAATGGATAGATGCTGATGAAGTCATTTATGGAATTACAACAGGTTTCGGTGAATTTAAGGATGTGAAAATTCCCAAAAAGGACAGAATAAAATTACAACGCAATCTTGTCATATCACACTCAGCAGGGGTAGGGAGTTACATCCCGGATTACATTGTCAGGTTAATGATACTTTTCCGGATAAATTCATTAGCAAAAGGCTATTCAGGGGTAAGGCTGGAGCTTATGGAGTTTTTGGTAAAGTTCTTTAACAGTGGGATAGTACCTCTAATTCCTTCACAGGGTTCGGTTGGCAGTTCCGGCGACCTTGCACCGCTCTCACATCTCGCATTGTCATTTATTGGTGAGGGATATTGTAAATACAATGGCAAGGTATTGAAAAGCACGGAAGCATTGAAGAAATGCGGAATGAAACCTATCGAGCTTCATGCTAAAGAAGGATTGGCATTGATAAACGGTACTCAGATGATGAGTGCTTATATGTGTATGGCTTTATATGAAGCACAGAGGTTATCTATTTTAGCGGATATATCGGGAGCTTTATCTTTGGAAGCGTTAAGGGGAACAAACAAAGCGTTTTCGGCTAATTTACAGAAAGTTCGGTCACACAAAGGACAGGAACAGTCAGCGGATAATCTTAGGCGCTTGCTGAAAGGAAGTGAAATCATGGAGTCGCATAAGGACTGCGGTAAAGTACAGGATGCATATTCACTTCGCTGTATGCCACAGGTCCACGGAGCAATAAAAGATACGATAAATTACTGTGCTGGAATTCTGGAAACCGAAATAAATTCAGTTACGGATAATCCATTAATATTTCCCGAAACAGGGGAGCGTGTGGAAGGCGGAAATTTTCACGGCGAACCGATAGCCTTAATTGGAGATTTTCTTTCAATTGCTATTACTGAACTTGGAAATATTTCAGAAAGAAGAACAGCAAGACTTGTCGATGGAAGTTTAAGCGGATTGCCACGATTTTTGACTGATAAAGGAGGACTTAATTCCGGTCTTATGATAGCGCAATATACGGCGGCCGCATTGGTAAGTGAGAATAAAGTTCTATCTCACCCGGCATCGGTTGATTCGATACCAACAAGCGCTAACCAGGAAGATCATAACTCAATGGGGTCAATTTCATCGAGAAAATGCTTTGATATTGTAAATAACACAAAGAAAATAATTTCGATCGAATTTCTCTGCGCGGTACAGGGAATAGATTTTTTAAGACCTTTGAAAAGTGGAAAAGGGGGAGAGACAGCTTACCAATATATCAGAAATAGAAGTGATCATATCGAAGAAGATGTTATACTCGAAGAAGAAATGTCAAACATGAGTTCGATAGTTTTTGAGTCGGGTTTCATTTCGGCAGTTGAGAAAAAAACAGGTAAACTAAACTAA
- a CDS encoding Hpt domain-containing protein yields MKPSTEELVDMNVIEGLKELGDGDTDSFFKEIVELYIDQAVGLINEIKELAASGDAEKLGKTAHTLKGASLNVGSKLFAEVCKTIELAGKQNNLAEIGSEVDKLDELHILTIEELKKYY; encoded by the coding sequence ATGAAACCATCTACCGAGGAACTTGTTGACATGAATGTGATAGAGGGTTTGAAAGAGCTGGGTGACGGCGATACGGATTCTTTTTTTAAGGAAATTGTTGAGCTGTACATTGACCAAGCAGTCGGTTTAATTAATGAAATTAAAGAACTTGCAGCATCCGGAGATGCTGAGAAGTTAGGAAAAACAGCCCACACACTAAAAGGAGCAAGTTTGAATGTAGGTTCAAAGCTTTTCGCCGAAGTATGTAAAACTATTGAATTGGCTGGAAAACAGAATAATTTAGCTGAAATTGGCAGTGAAGTTGATAAACTTGATGAATTACATATACTTACTATTGAAGAGCTAAAAAAGTATTATTAA
- a CDS encoding sigma-54-dependent Fis family transcriptional regulator, producing the protein MAKILVVDDEVTSAAIMKKVLEQEGHEVTTVTDGKTALEKVKQYDFEVLVTDFNMPKMNGMQLTREVLELEPDLVVILITAYFSIKSVVEAIKLGAFDYLTKPINKDELVLAVNRGLEKVNLMNENLFLKSSLQKSMDKEHDDESYSTTSKEMQEILKEVKKVARSNSTILITGENGTGKEVLAKYIYKNSTRADQPFIVVNCAAIPSQLLESELFGHARGAFTGAIKDHKGYFEIANNGTLFLDEIGEVEPMLQVKLLRVLQEKEFSKVGDTKIRHTNVRIIAATNRDLKKMIEEGTFREDLYYRLNVFEFHLPALRERPEDIEFYFEKFIKEYSHNNDVKIKSISPEVKEILTHYNWPGNIRELKNIAERVSILCDDGKISPDLLPDKLKGNTQVVTVTSDYSENKDNVIRDFESKFIRKYLKLNKGNVAATAKAINFHPVSLRQKIYKLGIDPKEYKNF; encoded by the coding sequence ATGGCAAAAATACTTGTTGTAGATGATGAAGTAACTTCAGCTGCGATAATGAAGAAAGTCTTGGAGCAAGAGGGACATGAGGTAACAACCGTTACTGATGGAAAAACTGCATTAGAGAAGGTAAAGCAGTATGATTTCGAGGTATTGGTAACTGATTTCAATATGCCAAAAATGAATGGAATGCAGTTAACCAGGGAAGTACTTGAGCTTGAACCGGATCTTGTTGTTATTTTGATTACTGCTTATTTTTCGATTAAATCTGTTGTAGAAGCGATAAAGCTTGGTGCCTTTGATTATCTGACTAAGCCAATCAACAAAGATGAGCTTGTACTCGCGGTAAATAGGGGATTGGAAAAAGTCAATCTCATGAATGAAAACTTATTCTTAAAATCCAGTCTTCAGAAATCTATGGATAAAGAACATGATGATGAATCATACTCGACAACAAGTAAAGAGATGCAGGAAATATTAAAAGAAGTTAAAAAAGTTGCCAGATCCAATTCGACAATTCTTATAACAGGTGAAAATGGTACGGGTAAAGAAGTTCTCGCGAAGTATATCTATAAGAATAGTACAAGGGCAGACCAACCATTTATTGTCGTAAACTGTGCAGCAATACCGAGCCAGCTTCTCGAATCAGAATTATTCGGTCATGCAAGGGGTGCCTTTACTGGGGCAATAAAGGATCATAAAGGGTATTTCGAAATTGCAAATAATGGAACGTTATTTCTCGATGAAATTGGTGAAGTAGAGCCAATGCTCCAGGTAAAATTATTGCGTGTGCTTCAGGAAAAAGAGTTTTCTAAGGTTGGGGATACAAAGATAAGACATACCAATGTAAGAATAATTGCAGCAACAAATAGAGACCTTAAAAAAATGATCGAAGAAGGGACATTTAGGGAAGATCTATATTACAGATTAAACGTATTTGAGTTTCACCTACCGGCTTTAAGGGAAAGACCTGAAGACATTGAATTTTATTTTGAAAAGTTTATCAAAGAGTATTCTCATAATAATGATGTGAAGATCAAAAGTATTTCGCCGGAAGTAAAAGAAATACTTACTCATTACAACTGGCCCGGTAATATCCGTGAACTGAAAAATATTGCAGAAAGGGTATCAATACTTTGTGACGACGGGAAAATAAGTCCGGACCTTCTGCCTGATAAACTGAAGGGGAATACTCAAGTTGTTACTGTAACAAGTGATTATTCCGAAAATAAAGATAATGTGATCAGGGATTTCGAATCGAAGTTTATAAGAAAATACCTGAAATTGAATAAAGGAAATGTTGCCGCGACTGCGAAAGCTATAAACTTTCATCCTGTTAGCCTTAGACAAAAGATATATAAGCTGGGAATAGATCCAAAAGAGTATAAAAATTTTTGA
- a CDS encoding choice-of-anchor B family protein: MKKLYVLIFAFILLSNLAYSQLGNHEMYLLKNLNEHPGAGGNLYSALWGYVAPNAREYALLGAYTGTSFVDITDSADIHEVDFLPGTSSNWREMKTHSHYAYIVTDVASSSTGIQIVDLQYLPDSVHFVKNWSVNGIMKIHTISTEGNYLYINGGQSTSNGGIAIVDISDPENPVLRGTWDEKYVHDCRVVENRVFACNIYSSDGGTVTVIDVWNKDNPVTIGSWANNPNPGPHNCAITPNRKYCLVTDEINGNPRLLKIWDIQNLSNVVQVGTWQPTGITTSIVHNVEIYGKYAVVAHYTAGVRVIDISNVASPTEVAWYDTYPSDNGFTYDGCWGVYMFPSGKIIGSDRQTGLYVLKTTFALVTGLQGNGSLLPDNFVLSQNYPNPFNPSTKISFSIPTNSVVSLKVFDISGKEVATIVNDRRDAGTYEVTFDAGKYGLTSGVYFYKLTTPEHSETKRMILVK; encoded by the coding sequence ATGAAAAAATTATACGTTTTGATCTTTGCTTTCATTTTACTTTCCAACCTTGCATACTCTCAGCTTGGTAATCACGAAATGTACTTGCTTAAAAATCTGAATGAGCATCCCGGAGCAGGAGGGAATCTGTATTCCGCATTATGGGGATATGTTGCTCCTAATGCAAGAGAATATGCTCTTCTTGGAGCATACACTGGAACCTCGTTTGTGGATATAACTGACTCAGCGGATATTCATGAAGTTGATTTTCTTCCGGGTACATCCAGCAATTGGCGTGAAATGAAAACACATTCACATTATGCATATATTGTTACTGACGTTGCTTCGTCGAGCACGGGAATACAAATTGTTGATCTGCAATATCTCCCGGACTCTGTGCATTTTGTGAAAAACTGGAGTGTAAATGGTATAATGAAGATTCACACAATTTCAACCGAAGGTAATTATCTATATATAAATGGCGGACAAAGCACAAGTAACGGCGGTATTGCAATAGTCGATATATCTGATCCCGAGAATCCAGTTCTTAGAGGAACGTGGGATGAAAAATACGTTCACGATTGCCGGGTAGTGGAAAACAGGGTGTTTGCGTGTAATATTTATTCATCAGACGGTGGAACGGTAACTGTAATCGACGTGTGGAATAAAGATAATCCTGTTACTATTGGTTCATGGGCAAATAATCCTAATCCCGGTCCCCATAACTGTGCTATTACGCCCAACAGAAAGTATTGTCTGGTAACAGATGAGATAAATGGTAACCCCAGGCTGCTAAAGATCTGGGATATCCAAAATCTGAGCAATGTCGTACAGGTTGGAACATGGCAACCAACAGGAATAACAACATCTATAGTTCACAACGTCGAGATATATGGTAAATATGCTGTAGTTGCACATTATACTGCCGGTGTAAGGGTCATTGACATCTCTAATGTGGCATCACCAACTGAAGTCGCATGGTATGATACATATCCATCGGATAACGGTTTTACGTATGACGGATGTTGGGGTGTATATATGTTTCCATCAGGTAAGATAATTGGATCAGACAGACAGACAGGTTTATATGTTTTAAAAACAACTTTTGCGCTTGTAACCGGGTTGCAGGGGAATGGAAGTTTATTACCGGATAATTTTGTGTTATCGCAGAATTACCCAAATCCGTTCAATCCATCTACAAAGATAAGTTTTTCGATTCCAACCAATTCTGTTGTTTCCTTAAAAGTATTTGATATCAGTGGGAAAGAAGTAGCGACCATAGTTAATGATAGGAGAGATGCAGGCACTTATGAAGTGACTTTTGATGCAGGTAAGTACGGTTTAACAAGTGGTGTATACTTTTACAAACTTACAACACCTGAACACAGTGAGACAAAAAGAATGATATTGGTTAAGTAG